GAAGGCACTGATGAGGAGGCCGCTGAGGACATAAGGCAGAGCCCGGCCGATCCGGAGCGGAGTCCGGTGGCGGGGCTGAGGAGGACCGCTCCGAGGGCGTGCGGTCCCAGCGCCAGGTGCATGCTGCAGAACGCGTCCCACAGCGGGCTGATGGCGATCCGGGTGGCCCCGAGTAAGGCCTCGTCCGACTCGATCCGGATCACACCGCGCTCACCCGATCCCCTGTCCCGCGACAGGGCTCGCCACCGGCTCCAGGAAGCCCTCCTCGACCAGCAGCCGGATCGCCTGCGGGGTGCGGTCGCGCAGGAGCACCGGGTCCTCGGACATCAACTGGGCGATGGCGTCCAGGATCCGTCCGGCGGGCAGCGAACCGTCGCACACCCCGGCGAACCCGGCGGCCACCGCGTCCACCTTGGTCGCCCGCATCATCCCGCGGTGCTGGCGCAGCACCACATGCTCGGGATCCTCGGCCCCGGGCAGGCCCACCTGCTCCTGCACGACCTCGGTGGCGAGGGTGAAGTGCCCGGCGAGGAGGGCGGCGTCGTCCTGGTCGCGCAGATAGTCCTGGCGGGCGAAGTGCTCCTCCACGGCCCGGCCCAGCGGCTGCTGCACGGCGTGCGGCCACTCCTCGACGACGATCGACGGGCGCCCCGCGGCCGCGGCGGCGGACCTGCGCAACGTGATCCAGCCGAAGCCGACCGAGGTGGTGCCGCGTGCCTCGAACTCGTCCAGCCACGCCTCGTACCGCTCCGCGTACGCCTCCGGGTCGCTGCGGTGGTCGCCGCTGTCGCGCAGCCAGAGCTCGGCGTACTGCGTGACGTCCTGGACCTCGCGCTGCACGATCCAGGCGTCGCACCCGGCGGGCACCCAGGAGCGCAGCCGGTCCTGCCACTCCTCGCCCTCGACGTGCTGCCAGTTGGCGAGGAACTGGGCGTATCCCCCCTCGTTCAGATGGTCGCCCGCCTGCTGGACCAGGGTGCGGCAGAGGTCGTCGCCGGCCATGCCGCCGTCCCGGTAGGTGAGGCGTGCGCCGGGCGAGATGACGAAGGGCGGGTTGGAGACGATCAGGTCGAAGGTCTCCGTACCGACCGGCTCGAAGAGGGAGCCCTCGCGGAGGTCGGCGGGGGCGGCGCCGGAGAGGGCGAGGGTGAGCCGGGTGAACTCCAGGGCGCGGGGGTTGAGGTCGGTGGCGGTGACGCGGGTGGCGTGCTGGGTGGCGTGCAGCGCCTGGATGCCGGAGCCCGTACCGAGGTCGAGGGCCGAGGCGACCGGCGCACGCACGGTGATGGAGGCGAGGGTGGTCGAGGCCCCGCCGACGCCGAGGACGACGCCCTCCTCGTGGGAGCCGATCCCGCCCGCACCGCCCACCGCGCAGCCGAGGTCGGAGACGATGAACCAGTCCTCACCGTCCGGACCGCCGTAGGGCCGTACGTCGACGGTGGCGCGGACCAGGCCGCCCTCGACGCTCACCCAGCCGTCCCGGACGCACTCCTCCAGCGGCAGGGCGGCGCGGGCCTGCTCCTGGGGGACGGGGCGCTGGAGGAGGAACAGCCGGACCAACGTGTCGAGTGGCGACGCGCCCCGGGTGGCACGCAAAGCGGGCACGGTCTCGCTGCGGGCGAGCGCGGCATAGGCGGAGGCGCCGAGCCGGTCGAGGAGGCCGTCGGCGGTGAAGGCCGCGGCGAGCAGCGCCTCACGGAGGCCGGCGGTGTGGTCGGGTGCGGGAAGGCTGGTCTCACTCACCCGACCATTGTGTCCGGTCCCACTGACAACGGCAGCGGCCCGGCCACCCACAGGGTGTCTGGGCCGCCGTACCGAGGCCGTTTCCGGCGGCCCGCAGAGCTCCGGGGGTCCCGGGCCGCCGGACGCCGGGTTCTCACGAGTCGCCGGCCCCCGAGTCGTTCCGGGTCGCCAGGTCCCCCGAATCGCCGGGCCGCCGGGTCGCCAGGTCCCCCAGGTCTCCGGAAACGATCTCCCGGGAGCCTCAGGGGCCGAGGGCTAGGCCTTCTTCTCCTCCGACGCCGACGCCGAGGGGGTCGCCGCACCCGCATCCGGCGCCGCGGAGCCCCCGGGGCTGGCGGGCCCGGTCGAGGGCGCCGGCTTCTGGCAGCCCTTCTGCTTCGACATCGCGGTGCCGACTTCGCCGGACTGGAGCTTCTTCAGCGCCTGGTCACCGCTGGTGCTGATCTTGTTCAGCTCGTCGGCGATGCCCTTGAGGCCGTCGGCGAACTTCGCCTGGTCCTTGGTCTCCAGTGCGTCGACCTTGGTCTTCAGACCCGCGTACGCCGTGGCGGAGGCGTTGAGCTCCTTCACGGCCTCCTTCTGCGTGGTCTCACCGTCGTCCACCGGCGGCGGACCGGCCGAGTCCACGGCCGTGCCGAGCGACTTGTACGCCTGGGAGATCTGCTGGAAGGCGGCCGAGTCCGTCTTCTGGACGTCGGCGGGCTTGCTGTTGTCAGCGGTCTGCTGCTGGATGGAGGCGTTGGCGTTGGCGATCTTCTGCAGCTGCGGCTGGACCTGGTCGCAGACCTTCTTGGCCCAGTCGTTCACCTTGTCATCGCTGTCGTCGCTGCAGCCCGACAGCGTCAGTACGAGTACCGCACCGCCGGACAGTGCGGCTGCAAGCTTCTTGTTCACCGGTTGGTCCCTTCCAAGGCTCTCGGCCCCGGAACTTACACGCCGAGGGGGCACCATCCGGGTGCCGGGCATCCGGTGCACCCCCTTTTGAAGCCATTTGCACCAAGGGAAATGAGGGAGATGCCACTCGGCCGGGCAGTCCGACACCCGTACGGTCACTCACCGGAACGACGGGATTCGCTCACCGGTCCCACACAGGGGGAACGCGCGGGCGGTACGTCAACACGCACCACCCGCCCGCATGATGACCGGACGTCACCCGGAGCCGCGGACCTAGGAGGCGGCAGCCGGGTCCTGTGACGGCACCGACGGGCCACCGCCGCCCGGCGCCCCGCTGTCGTCCTCGCCCACGGCGATGCCGCGCCGCTTGGACACGTAGACCGCGCCGACGATGACCACGACGGCGAAGACGGCCACCAGCGCCCGGATCCAGGGGTTCGCGTCCGCCCCGTAGCTGAACTGCACCACCGCGGGCGCGATGAGCAGCGCCACCAGGTTCATCACCTTCAGGAGCGGGTTGATCGCCGGCCCCGCCGTGTCCTTGAACGGGTCGCCGACCGTGTCACCGATCACGGTCGCGGCGTGCGCGTCGCTGCCCTTGCCGCCGTAGTGCCCGTCCTCGACGAGCTTCTTGGCGTTGTCCCAGGCCCCGCCGGAGTTGGCGAGGAAGACCGCCATCAGGGTGCCGGTGGCGATGGCGCCCGCGAGGTACGAGCCGAGCGCGCCGACGCCGAGGCTGAACCCGACCGCGATCGGCGCCAGGACCGCGAGCAGGCCGGGCGTGGCCAGCTCGCGCAGGGCGTCCTTGGTGCAGATGTCGACGACGCGGCCGTACTCCGGCTTCTCCGTGTAGTCCATGATCCCGGGGTGCTCGCGGAACTGCCGCCGGACCTCGTGGACGACCGCCCCGGCCGACCGCGAGACCGCGTTGATGGCGAGCCCGGAGAAGAGGAAGACGACCGCCGCGCCGAGGATCAGGCCGACGAGATTGTTGGGCTGGGAGATGTCCAGGCTCAGTCCCAGCTCCCCCGCCCCGGCCCCCACGTCGGCGACCGCCGAGGCGATGGCGTCGCGGTAGGAGCCGAAGAGCGCGGCCGCCGCGAGAACGGCGGTGGCGATGGCGATGCCTTTGGTGATGGCCTTGGTGGTGTTGCCGACGGCGTCCAGGTCGGTGAGCACCTGGGCCCCGGCGCCGGTCACGTCACCGGACATCTCGGCGATGCCCTGGGCGTTGTCGGAGACCGGCCCGAAGGTGTCCATGGCGACGATGACGCCGACCGTGGTGAGCAGCCCGGTCCCGGCGAGCGCCACCGCGAAGAGCGCCAGCATGATCGACGTACCGCCCAGCAGGAACGCCCCGTAGACGCCGAGGCCGATCAGCAGGGCGGTGTAGACGGCCGACTCCAGGCCGATGGAGATACCGGCCAGCACCACGGTCGCCGGGCCGGTCAGCGAGGACTTCCCGATGTCCTGGACCGGGCGGCGCTCGGTCTCGGTGAAGTAGCCGGTGAGCTGCTGGATCAGCGCGGCCAGGACGATGCCGATGGCCACCGCCACCAGGGCGAAGACCCGCGGGTCGCCGCCGTGTGTGGTGATCGCCTCGTCGGCGACCCCGGTCAGCTCGGCGTACGAGGACGGCAGATAGACGAAGGCCGCCACGGCCACCAGGACGAGGGAGACGACCGCGGAGATGAAGAAGCCCCGGTTGATCGCGGTCATCCCGCTGCGGTCGGCGCGGCGCGGGGCGACGGCGAAGATCCCGATCATCGCGGTGACGACGCCGATCGCCGGGACCATCAGGGGGAAGGCCAGGCCGGAGTCGCCGAAGGCGGCCATGCCGAGGATGAGTGCGGCGACGAGCGTCACGGCGTACGACTCGAAGAGGTCGGCGGCCATGCCGGCGCAGTCACCGACGTTGTCGCCCACGTTGTCGGCGATGGTTGCGGCGTTGCGCGGATCGTCCTCCGGAATGCCCTGCTCCACCTTGCCGACTAGGTCGGCGCCCACATCGGCGGCCTTGGTGAAGATCCCGCCACCGACCCTCATGAACATGGCGATCAGCGCAGCCCCGAGGCCGAAGCCTTCCAGCACCTTGGGCGCGTCGGCCGCATAGACGAGCACCACACAGGAGGCACCGAGCAGTCCGAGCCCCACCGTGATCATTCCGACCACACCACCGGTACGGAAGGCGATTTTCGTCGCCCGGTGCGAAACGGTGGTGAGATCCCTTTCCGGTTCACCTTCCGCCGGCGTCGCCTCACGCGCGACGGCGGCCACGCGCACATTGCTCCGTACGGCGAGTCGCATACCGATGTATCCGGTCACCGCCGAGAAAAGCGCACCCACCAGGAAGAAGAGCGAACGCCCCGCGCGCTGCGACCAGTTGTCGGCCGGCAACACCAGCAACAGGAAGAACACGATCACGGCGAACACGCCGACCGTCCGCAGTTGCCGGGACAGATAGGCGTTGGCGCCCTCCTGGACCGCCGCGGCGATCTCCTTCATACGCTCGGTACCCTCGCCGGCCGCCAGCACCTGGCGCACCAGCAGCCGGGCGACGATGAGCGCGGCGACGGCGACGACCGCCACGATGATGACGATCAGCCGGTTGTCGTCGGTGAGGACCGCCGCCGCGAGGGAGACGGGCCCGTCGGAAAGTGCGGATTCTTGCGTCGGTGCAGCCATTGCGGCCGGTGCAGCCATTGGGGTGGTGAAGAACTCCGCCATACGTCCTCCTTGACGCTCAGCGCTCAAGACGTGGACGGATTGTAGGGAGCGGAACCTGATCAAAACAGTGGTCGGGAAGAGAATTGATCGCACTCCTCCCAACGCCGAAAGATCGACGGAGGCATTTCCCCGAATGCAGTAACGGAGCAGGTGCATTACCCAGGCGCATTACCCGGCCGCATTACGGGAGAGGCAGCGCGGAACCACAGGGAAAAGCCCTGCTCAGCAGGGCCTGGAAAAGTAAACGGAGAGTCGCCGTTATGCCGCCGCCGTACCGGACACCTGCATGGCGCCGCCGCGCAGGACCGCATGCCTCAAGGGCGGGCCGGGCACCTCACGGGCAGGCCGCACGGTCAGGTCCGGGCCCCGCACGCCTCAAGGGCGGGCCGCACGAACAAGGCCGGGTCCCGCTCGTTTCAAGGACAGGCCACACGCCTCAAGGCTGGGGCGGACGCCTCAGCGGCGTACCGCGGCCAGGGCCGTCGGCCAGCTCATACGGATGGTTCCGCCCTCCGCA
This DNA window, taken from Streptomyces griseus subsp. griseus, encodes the following:
- a CDS encoding small secreted protein; this encodes MNKKLAAALSGGAVLVLTLSGCSDDSDDKVNDWAKKVCDQVQPQLQKIANANASIQQQTADNSKPADVQKTDSAAFQQISQAYKSLGTAVDSAGPPPVDDGETTQKEAVKELNASATAYAGLKTKVDALETKDQAKFADGLKGIADELNKISTSGDQALKKLQSGEVGTAMSKQKGCQKPAPSTGPASPGGSAAPDAGAATPSASASEEKKA
- a CDS encoding N5-glutamine methyltransferase family protein, translated to MSETSLPAPDHTAGLREALLAAAFTADGLLDRLGASAYAALARSETVPALRATRGASPLDTLVRLFLLQRPVPQEQARAALPLEECVRDGWVSVEGGLVRATVDVRPYGGPDGEDWFIVSDLGCAVGGAGGIGSHEEGVVLGVGGASTTLASITVRAPVASALDLGTGSGIQALHATQHATRVTATDLNPRALEFTRLTLALSGAAPADLREGSLFEPVGTETFDLIVSNPPFVISPGARLTYRDGGMAGDDLCRTLVQQAGDHLNEGGYAQFLANWQHVEGEEWQDRLRSWVPAGCDAWIVQREVQDVTQYAELWLRDSGDHRSDPEAYAERYEAWLDEFEARGTTSVGFGWITLRRSAAAAAGRPSIVVEEWPHAVQQPLGRAVEEHFARQDYLRDQDDAALLAGHFTLATEVVQEQVGLPGAEDPEHVVLRQHRGMMRATKVDAVAAGFAGVCDGSLPAGRILDAIAQLMSEDPVLLRDRTPQAIRLLVEEGFLEPVASPVAGQGIG
- a CDS encoding sodium-translocating pyrophosphatase; its protein translation is MAEFFTTPMAAPAAMAAPTQESALSDGPVSLAAAVLTDDNRLIVIIVAVVAVAALIVARLLVRQVLAAGEGTERMKEIAAAVQEGANAYLSRQLRTVGVFAVIVFFLLLVLPADNWSQRAGRSLFFLVGALFSAVTGYIGMRLAVRSNVRVAAVAREATPAEGEPERDLTTVSHRATKIAFRTGGVVGMITVGLGLLGASCVVLVYAADAPKVLEGFGLGAALIAMFMRVGGGIFTKAADVGADLVGKVEQGIPEDDPRNAATIADNVGDNVGDCAGMAADLFESYAVTLVAALILGMAAFGDSGLAFPLMVPAIGVVTAMIGIFAVAPRRADRSGMTAINRGFFISAVVSLVLVAVAAFVYLPSSYAELTGVADEAITTHGGDPRVFALVAVAIGIVLAALIQQLTGYFTETERRPVQDIGKSSLTGPATVVLAGISIGLESAVYTALLIGLGVYGAFLLGGTSIMLALFAVALAGTGLLTTVGVIVAMDTFGPVSDNAQGIAEMSGDVTGAGAQVLTDLDAVGNTTKAITKGIAIATAVLAAAALFGSYRDAIASAVADVGAGAGELGLSLDISQPNNLVGLILGAAVVFLFSGLAINAVSRSAGAVVHEVRRQFREHPGIMDYTEKPEYGRVVDICTKDALRELATPGLLAVLAPIAVGFSLGVGALGSYLAGAIATGTLMAVFLANSGGAWDNAKKLVEDGHYGGKGSDAHAATVIGDTVGDPFKDTAGPAINPLLKVMNLVALLIAPAVVQFSYGADANPWIRALVAVFAVVVIVGAVYVSKRRGIAVGEDDSGAPGGGGPSVPSQDPAAAS